The genomic region aaatgcaccaccaagggattgcaccttgaacttctccctcacagagaagaactcattaacaagggattgcacctcaaacttctccttcATAGAGaataactcattaacaagggattgcaccttgaacttctccctcatagagaagaactcattaacaagggctttcacctcaaatttttgCATCACAGAGAAAAAtacattaaccaaatcttcatgatgatgtggctccctcTAAAGAAGGAATAAATATCTGATGCCTATGCAGGCATCAACGAAACAAATGCTTCATGTGACTCTCGAAGCTTCTAGGATAATGTGAGAGTTGTTACAAGACGTTATTGCACAGGGGCCTTCTCCACCATTCCTGATCTTTAGGTGCCTCCATTCGCTTTCGTCCCCATACATACACATTTCACATTTGTGTACATCTTAATGTGATCATCACCAAACTCGCCAATATGTTGTTGCTCGATCTCAATCTTCCATTACACTGAGAAGTCGATAGCATGTGTACTGAATTGCGTCACTTCGTTGAATCCTCAGAATGCTTGCTACCACCTTGTCAATGTCGCTAGCCATGAGAGTCCTGAAGCGAATGATCTTTGCCACTTTCATTTGCTAGTAAAATGTTACGATTGCTAGAGAGAATCCTCCACAAAATGTTCTCCTCCCCGAATGAAGAATTATAATATAGAATGTTAAAACAGACAGAGATGTCCATAGTGACTCCACTTACCAACATTTCGATACTAGGCTTGATGACTTTCAACACCAAGGCATCATATTGAATCTGTCATTGAGCACCAATGACAGATCTATGGCGATCATCGACACCTCAACGGGCATTACTCATCGTAGAGCATATGCGATGCTCACTTCTAAGTTGAGAGGCTCGGTAATTGACTTTTGTCTGCACTTAAATTTCTTAGTCTACAAATTACTTTGACTGAACTCCCTTAAAAGAACAAGATCTACCTTCAAGTGGTTAGGTTCTATAGAAGGAACCCGCTttaataccatgttaattttatggtagtgctcgttaaccacaggaaaacatcagatctgttgccttcccaaccatagatgataagctcttatcatcacccccgagcacactacatgtccttcatgttattgaattcatatctGTTGATGCAATCATGActttgcatatatatgaatcaatacctcctaatagacctcaagtcagccatatacttttggcgccaaggataTGGTCATACCtatatatattacaagttacatatgagtctcccttagttgcaagttacatttaacttaatcacaggTTACACAtaagtggttcgcccaaatagggcctgccccaaattagactcatacaactgagatatccaaatggcAAGGCCaacaggccacttggcattttgtgcactaggtcggccctagaagggatccaacctagctacacaacaacaacCTTTGCATTGACAAGGAATCAATTCTTCTGTGAAGCTAATTCTCTTAGGATTTTCAACTTAGGCTTTCAAATTGAACAAAATGTCCAATCTTCATAATATTAAGTGATTTTTCCAAAAGATATCCAGTTTTGATTTACAATCCCCTTTATATCACCTTTCaagaaattaattttatttctcATAAAATGCCCATTttcattttttatataattttgaaccaaaataaatcactttataaTTAAATGTTGAACTTttatgaaaataattttaattaaatattcccTTATCAACCTTATTGTTAGTCTATAAAAATGAGAATGAAACATTACaaataataaacataattaaataaaatatataagaaaatcacataaaattttgaaattaaattataatttttagagagatatataaacataatttattatttaacaattaaataattaattaaaatataagaaaataaaaaatgatcaactgttttatttaattaaaatttatctagatatttaaaaaatatatattaattaacctttaagaaatcctatttaaataaaataaaactttaatAAACAAATTAGTTAAAATATCTATACTAGTTTAATGGAATCAAATCAGAATTACAAAATATAGCAACATTTTTTTCAATGAATATTCCTATTAAACAGTGAACATATATTTGCTTGCTAGTAGAATAGCGTAAAAATGTCCAAAACTAGGGCATGCATTTGAAATTGTTCGGAATTATCACAAGGGAATCGCGACCCAGTAGACATTTTAGATCCTCCGGAAAATATTTGATTAGCTCTATAGATTATTAACAAGGTTTTTTGAAGTTTTCTAAACGGGAATGTCAATATGATAGGAAACCCTGAAAGACCTTCAGCTGTAGCAGCATGATGGAAAATGCGGACGCAAACATTACTCCATTCTACAATATACCGAAGCAAGGATTTCTTCCTCCACTACCCAATGATCAAAATGTTTCAAATTTACATATCATTTATTCAAGAGCAAAACTACTGTACTGTCAACAACAATACATCTCAATACCTGCAGAAAAGACAGTTTCGCCCATCGGGAAATGAGCTCCGCAGCTTAACACAAAGTGCTGTATGCAGAAACCGTAGGTATTTCATTTGTGGTTTTCCCCCTTTTGATGGAATTATTTCGGTACTACATTTGAGGAGTTTTTCTGGTTATTCAGATACAAATTCCAAGCAATGCTCTGTTATTAGGGCAGTCTCTTCAGTTGGGTCAGACTCTCAGGATGGGTCAAAACCAGAGGATGATGCCAACGAGCATACCGTGGCTGGTAATTCCAGAAGAATTTGTGAACTTGTAAAACTAGGTGAAGAAATAATGGAAAATAAACTCACTGAGATGAATGTTAGACTATCCCCACAATTAGTTCTAAAAGTTATCAGAAATACATCAAAACATGCAAATTCGGCATTAAGGTTTTTCACATGGGCAAAATCTCAGCCTCAATATAGTCATAACTCTGCTGCCTATAATGAGATTATCAACATAGCTGGGGGTAGCGGGGACTTTGAAGCAGTTGGTTCTTTGATAGAAGAAATGGTAGCAAAAGGGTATTCATTGATGGAGAGGGCATTCTCATTTACACTTTCCTGTCGTTCTATAAGGCGTGTCACTGAAAACTTGGTGAATATATTTGGTAAATTGGAGCGTTTGGCTCGATTGACTGCATTTTACAGTCTCTTATGTTTTCTCCACAGGCAAAAATTTCTTGCTATTGCAAATTGGGTTTTACAACAAATGGCTGATAGAGGGCAATATTTAAGTGTATCTTATTTTAATGCCTTAATTGCTGCAAGATGTCTGCGGAGACAAATTTTGGAGGCCAAAATGCTTCTTGACGAGATGAAGAAATATGGATGTGAGCCAAATACAAATTCATATAATTACCTTATAGGTACCTTATGCAAAATGGGAAAGATTGCTGATGTTTGTCAGCTGCTTGATTTGATGGAGAAGTCGGGCCATCAGCCAGATCCTATTACTTATGAGATACTGATTTGCCATGCTTGTAAATCGAATGAAATATATGGTGCTCTTGAATTTCTCAATAAAATGATTGCAGAAGGTTTGAGACCACGGTTTAGTACATATGCTGCTTTCATTAAGGGATACTTCCGCACTAAACAGTTTGAAGAGGCCTATAGTTTCTTAGTTGAAACTAGTAAGAAGGATCCATCTGCAGATTCGATGAATTATATGTTACTTGCAAGCTTATTTCAGAAGTCAGAGATGATGATTGAGGCCCAGAGTGTGTTGCTTAAAATGATTGAGAAGGGCCTCATTCCCAAGTTTTCACTTTGCAAGAAAGTCAGCACAAGTCTTTCTCAAAATGGTAAGCAAGAAATGGCGCAAGAGCTCCAGTGCAAATTTGCTGAGATCAGAAATACTCTAAGGAAAAGCACGCCATCAGGCAAAAGCATGTCAAAATCTAGCCCTACAGATGACTCAACATGACATTTCCTGTCAGATGTGTGTACAAAAGACTTTGAGTTTGTCAATCTGGAAAGCATTGTGCAGTACCTAACTTTTGCTGTCATGTGGATCCAGCATTGTTCAGCGCCCAACTTTTGCTGTCATGTTGATCCAGCATTGTTCAGTGTCCAACTTTTGCTGTCATGTGGATTTTTGGAGGCTACGAGTGAAATGAAGAAATTGCAGTAAAGAGTACAATCTATACTGCAAGTTAAGATGATTCTTGCTAGGACTTTCAGAGGGTGCTGTTTCAATGAAGATATTCTACCATCTGGAAAACCTACTCCTGGAGGCTTATGTTGTGCATTGCCTGCAAGGTAGCACCTGTGTATTCACGCAAGAGGCTCAGGTAGGGCAAGCTTGCTATTAATTGCATATTCTTAAAACTCCAGAAGCTTAAACATCGCTTTAATTAACTTAGGACACTCGTTCCTTTTAAAACCAatacaaggatgacttctttgATGCTTTTGCATAAACATGATAATCAGTCAATATTGCTAGTACATTCACAGATCTCAGGAGCTTCAGTAACATGCATCGGTTTGAGTGCTAAGGCAACCTAGCTAAATACCAGCATCAATAGTTTTTTGCTTTCCATTGTTTAAATTAAAACACAATTATTTAGCATGAGCAGACTTGTGTACTGTATCATGACTAGAGAAAAATTACAAGTCTATTAACGGACTAAGTCAGAAACTGTTAATATTCTAGTTGCGTACCCTTTTTCTTAAAATTGCTAATACACAATGAAATATTGGATATCAGCATTTGATATAATTTTATCTGTTTTAAAATTCTAATATATAATAACTCACTTGTATTACCGGCTTCGACTTTATATAAAAATGTACTCCAAGGCCCACCTTAAAAACTTTTTTGAATAACTCTGGTAAATTTTCTGAACAACTTTTTTACGCTCTCTCTATTGTTCTTTTCAGCTATGGACTGTGATTCCAAACTTGCATATATCAATTCTAGTGTCTTTCTCCACTTTGATTATTTAGTGCCCTTTCTTGCCACGTTTATTCTCTTCTCTTTGCAACTCCTGAATCTCTGCCTTTGACCTTTTGTTTCCCAGCCTGCTGCCTGCTGCATTAGTATTCTCCTCTCATATCTGTCTGTACTCTGCAAATAATGGCCCAAGTGTCTACCATTTTTTCtgaaatatttttttatcattttcaacatatttttcttctttctttccactaaCACAATCCTCTTGCCCCTTTTCTGCTGCCATTTCCCTTTTCTCTTGAACTAACCACTCCAAGGTCCCTCACTCTTCTCAGATGCTTCTCTGAAATTGCTTTGTTTCTTCCCCTGGGTGCTTCAATTAGATGCTGCTATATTCTTTCATTTTCCAAAGACGCTTAAACCAATTCCTTCTTATTTTTCCTCTTCTTGCATGGGTGTGAGCTCAACAATTTCTAACTAATTAttttttgttgagacatggaccagctaggactcgatgttgattttgtaactaggttaggaaaataaataggattcggattgccttaaggcatcatccaAATCCTTATGGGGCAgggccctatctattgtatttatatgtaatgtgtaaaacaaatagggctgggccctattccAATGTTGTCTGAATCCCAAAAGGGGGCTGGGCCCTGCTTCATTAAGGAGGCGTgtaaatagggctgggccctatctcTATGTGCACAAACTCGAATAGGGCTGGGCCCCTTTATCTCCTACACGCCAAGCAACATGAAAGGCATTCATCAtattatagggccgaccctatatcaCTTCATGTAACGTGTGGCCCTAAATAGGTGCGCTCCCCTTGCAATATAACTTAATCATTATTAAGatgccaaaatagggcaagacttaAAGCAACTTGTAAGCCTTATAATTGCAATTAAATCTTGGCACAAAACTTAAGGTAAAGCCGACTTGAATTGGTCCCCACGCCACATACAAATAGAGATTCATTTGTATGTATTTATCATTCAGTTTTAATCATATAAAAGTGAAGTTAGCTCTGCAAGATCTGGAGGTTAGCGAATATTCATTGAAGGCAAGTGAACCACCTCTGAAGATCAGCGAATTACTTCTGCCATCAGCATTTGCCATACATGCGATCTTGGACAGTGAATACATTGAAGAGGATAGCGAGTTCCTCTTGAAGGTCCACAAACATCATTAGGTCTGCAATCTTCAGTGAAGAACTACGAAGAGCTGGAAGTTGTATGCTGATAAGTCTGTTATCTTCTGCTGTTGTATTGTGCCCTAGCTGGGTAAGTGAATCTATATTTTTCAGAATAATAAAAGGATCTAGATctgatttgttgctgggtttttcctccaagagggaggttttcccagggtagtctTGTGTTGTGTGATCCTCTATTTGTATGCTTTACTATGCAACTTTAGTTTTCTGTTTATTGTGGATAATCTGATCACGAAAACTAACAATCGAACCTAgcaccttccatacgctgctggagtgctctaccactgagctactggcccctcttggactagtccattgtcggtccgggtgtggcttatttccaacaccaacacccccccttaagccacacctctcgtgtgcttggggctcctagcctggacctggctctgataccatgttgagacatggaccagctagtaCTCGAACCTAGGActttccatatgctgctggagtgctctaccactgagctactggcccctcttggactagtccatcttcggtccgggtgtggcttatttccaacaccaacacccccccttaagccaacctctcgtgtgcttggggctcctagcctggacctggctctgataccacttgttacaagctagggttgtcgttgtaccaaaagatcgacctttcaatgcccgatacaaccactagacttatataatccacaggaggctgttaaaccatgtcgtgaatcaccgcgagggatgttggcccactgccaacaatccccctcccagcgtcactcatcGCGGCCTGTGTGATTTGAAcccgtgaccaagctctgataccatgttgagacatggaccagctaggactcgaacctaggaccttccatacgctgctggagtgctctaccactgagctactggcccctcttggaccagtccattgtcagtccgggtgtggcttatttccaacaccaacatttttCGCTAAAAGTAAGAAGTATTCACACACCCATGATCTTCACAATGGGGTCTATAGATGCTTGTAAGTATAAGCTGAGATCTAAGAGTGATCCATAAACTCCATGGATATTACAAAGGTAGTTTCACCAACTTGAATCTTTTATTCATTAACTAAATACTTACAAATTATATGCCTAAAATTGAGCAATATGGAAAACTTTTATTAAATTAGATGGCAAATATTCACATTATCTAACCTCTTTGTATCTTAGCTTTGAATACTTGGAAAACATAGCATATGCCAAATAAATtaaaagaacacaacaaaatatgaGATTTGCTCTGGAGAAATCCAATGTGAATGAAAGCTTGAGCAAAAATTCCACTATCACAATCAGATTGTACTAGCTTTCTCCCTTGAAAGCCCTCTAAGAACACATCTTTTTTATGGTTTCTCACTTGCATCTAATTTAGTGAACTTAAATATGGTCTTTGTACAATCACAGATGCATCAAGAAACATGGCAATGGACTAGCATGATTAGAATGCAACTTCCTCAAGTGAACTCTATCTCTCTAATTCTTCCTCACCTTCCTAAGAAGGAAAAATCTCCCTTCCCACATACGTCAATGGGTGTATTTATGCTCAAGGATGAACTCAAGAGTCGAGAAGAGATATTGAAACTTCTACTGTATGAAGAGACAAAATAAGAACCAATTCAACTTCCCAAATGAGTTTCAGCTCTGCTATTTTGTTGTACATCAGATGAGtttgatcacaaatgaacctataaggTGCACCTAGTCCCATCAGACAGTTGAACCTGTAAGACAAGTGCGACCTCAGTTGAATCTTTTACTGATACTGATAATTATACTTGCAACTTGTAGAGGCTTTAGAGTCAATTGAGGTGATTTTATTTAAATGTGGAATATTTTTTAGAGTAATTTGAACACATTAAAGTTTTCACTCAGAGAACTCCCTTATGCTGCTTCTTCCCCTGCAACGGGACTGCATTTTGTAGCTGTCAACCGTCCAGCTGTATGTGAATGTTGGTCCAATAATTTTCGGTTTAATGATGTCCAAGTTAAATGCCAAGTTTATGTTAATACAAGAAGATGGCCATTATAGAATTGAATATAAACCTTGCTGTTGTTATTTGCATAAACAAAATCTCTAGTTGTTCTTCACATTCTGCAAAATGAAACTGAAATTGTAAACTCTCAGCTATCTGATTTGCTGTAATGTATATTTATGTTTTGCAGTATCTTCTTCCTGTCAAAAAAATTACTGAACCTCTAGAGTTGTTCTTCATATTGCAGCAGTCAACGTAATTTCAAACAATGTGAACATTAGTGTCGCCCAAATTTCCAATTGGATATTTTCTATGTTTCTCACTTTTTCTTTCTTCATTTTAAAGTTCTTGTATGCTGACACAGTTGATTGCCCCACTAAAAAAACTCGGTTCCAGTCCACATTGTTTATTCATTGGCATAATATATCTATAACAATTGGTTTGTGAATATATGACAAGATACAACTTTGCCACACTATTTTCCACCTCAAGTTTGTTGAAAGCATTACTGTCTCTCCTGTCAAAAACTTGAGCAATGTCATATGGAAACTGTAATTTTCATTGCAAACTTTTTCCAAAAGTCTTTCATACTTCTTGGCACTGGCTTCTTATGTTCTTAAATTTTACTGGGATTTTGCATCACCAATCAAAACTTCCTTGCGAGTTGTGTCACTATTCAAACTTAGATTGCATTTCCTGTCCAAAACTTTAGCAGTGGCATATGGAAACTGTAACATTCATTGCAAATTTCTTTCAAAAGCATTGCACACTTCTCCCATATTGCACTGGCTTCCTATGTTTTACTTGGATTCTGCATCACCAACCAAATCTTCTTTCTGATTTGTGTCACTAATCAAACTTAGgttgcacctttacacattgaatatAAGAAAGTTGCAACCATCAACAGGTATGGTCCTATAAGTAGTTTAAGCACTGTGCATAAACTGAGACATCTCTACTGGCAACCCTGCTGAAGACAtaattttcttttctgcaataggTTCTATCTGTTTTCTATTGAGATTCTTTTCCTTCCAAGATATCTTGATCACCTTCTGCCCTGTACctcgtgatttgatgaaaattctTCTGTTTTTAGCACAGAAGAGCTAAATATGACTATTCTCATTTCCTTAATTTTTTAAAGATGTTAAAAGGTTCTTTTCACTATCCTTTTATCATGACACAAGTGTTTGCCTCCCCATCGTAATAAATGGCCTTCTGCATATAGCATTTATGTCACATCGCCAAGGCCTCCCAAGCACCAAATGTCATACACTCATGGTATCGCATAGgatttttctttatatatatatatatatatatatatatcttataggGTTCAACAAAACAGAACACAGTTGACTTATTTAGATATCATATCTCTTatgatttttgtttttaaaataattaGTGAAGAATCTAAAGGGTTCCTCACCCTTGAAACTTAAAGCTAAACATTTGGCATAAAATGGTCAATAACTAATGGTGGACTGTAATCCACTGATTTCATCTTCTTTGACTATAAGATCTTACATTCTTTTGAAATTTGGCTTTGCTGCATGACACATATTTCCAGCCATCTAGCTGTGGAGAGGTCTTATTTAACGTTGGCATCTTCATAATACTGGCCTTTTAGGAGAAAATCTATCTCTGAATTCTCCATATTCCTTGAAGATAGATCCCTACCAAAATTTTAGGACTGGCAGCTTCAAAATACCTTCCTCCTTATTCCTTTTTTGAGGGGCTACCAGCTTCCTTCCGTGAGCAGTAGATGTATATGCTCAGATGTATATTCTCGATTTTCTCTAGAATAATATTTCTTCCAAATCCTTCTATAATAGTATACTTTTGAGGGAAAACCTGTTGAAGCTCTGCACTATCTTTAAGGCTTGAATATGCCTCAGCCATAGACTTCCTCATATCAATAACTTGATTAATCTCCTTAGGAGGAACCTACATAGGATTATTGAAATTCAGAGATTCATTCTCCTGTCCGACTTCTTTCATTTTCTTGTCCAGAGGCATCTTTGTTTTATTCTGAGCAACCACAGAAGGCAAGGTTTCAGCTACTAAATTCTGCCTTGAGGAAAAGGTCAAGACTCGAGTTTTCCATTGTACCGAGCAAGCATAAACATATTCTGCTTCTCAGCATTATGCCACCATAACACTTTACCATAAGATTTTCTTATTCTGCCTTGACAAGAAACAGACAAATGGCCAATTTCAAAACAGATTCTAAATCTAAAAGCCAGCTTTTTGTAATCAAGGTGCTGCTTCCATATACTATTTCCTACTTTCAGCTAACTTTTTGCCGGCAACCTCATCAACAAATTCGTTTACTATTATACCAGAATTTATGCAAAGTAGAAAGAGAAATCTTTTCAGTTTCAGAAGAAATGGATACACATTTTCTCGGTGAATTTCCTGTACTTCTTTTTCTTAGTTGGAGGGTATTATGTCAAACCCAGAACATTTTTGCAACCCAATACAAGAGCATGAATCTAAGCTGACTCCTTTTTGGCTGTGGACTTTGTAAACCATTCAAGTGAGTAGTTCTCAATGCTTTTGTCACTATCCTGGTCATCTCTGTGCTCAACTAAATCCATTTTGAACTTCGCATTTTGAGAGGACATTGAATGTCCTACAAAAAAAGAAACTAATCAGATCCTCTTTTGCCCTAATATTCTGTCTGTGTTTTGTCTTTAACATTTTATTTGTCCTCATTCTTCTCTCTGGTACATGACAAGTATAATAAATGTTAGCTTACTCTCTATTTTTTATTCCAATGCTCTATAATGACTTTCAATCACGTAAAACACTCTATAGCAATATAACTCTGTCCTCCAATATCCTATTTTATTTTGTCAACATCATGGCATATTTCCATGCTATGAAACAAGTTGACTTGCAAGTATGGTGGTACGTGTGGCTGTTCCCTTGTGAACAAGGCTGCCCTCCAGGGTTGACCTGCATCATTCTGACTATCCATATCATATCTCCATGACAACTTGTTGGCTATGTTTGAGGTTTTGGTTGCTTCTTTCTTGTCTTTCTTGTCCTTGATTTTACTTATAATTTATGTGATGAAGATGATGACCAGGTTATCCATTACACTTGTTGGGGTTTTTAACTATAGTAATGTTACTATGTGGCCTGTTTCCATTTTTTTTGGCTATTACATTCAGCAGTCTGCTTCATGAATACCAATTTTGTCGGATATTAATGGTTACCCTTAAAATCAAGTCAACCTCCTGATGGACAATTGCTCCTGAATTCAAGTCTATTGACCTTCAAATTCATTGGCAATTTACATCTTCCAGACAAGTTCTGCTTAAGCTTGATTCTGATCCAACATTTTCTGCTGGAGCCTCCTATCAATGTGTCATAAATATTGTCTTTATGCCCCAGGATGATATGGTTTGCTGGAATATAAGGTTTTGGCCCCAGTGGTTTGTCTATGACATTGAACATTGCAGGAACTGGAAGTTTGAAAAAATAAATGTGCTTCTGATTTCGTTGTTGTTTGCCCATGTTATTTTTAACAAGGAAAGAATTTTTAAATGTAGGACCTGGTTTTGTAATCTGTCAGGACTTTTCATATGCTGCTGGACTATCATGTTCTATTATAACGGAGTTTCCTTCTAAAATGCTAGTTTGGAGC from Cryptomeria japonica chromosome 3, Sugi_1.0, whole genome shotgun sequence harbors:
- the LOC131060299 gene encoding pentatricopeptide repeat-containing protein At5g18390, mitochondrial-like, with product MRTQTLLHSTIYRSKDFFLHYPMIKMFQIYISFIQEQNYCTVNNNTSQYLQKRQFRPSGNELRSLTQSAVCRNRRYFICGFPPFDGIISVLHLRSFSGYSDTNSKQCSVIRAVSSVGSDSQDGSKPEDDANEHTVAGNSRRICELVKLGEEIMENKLTEMNVRLSPQLVLKVIRNTSKHANSALRFFTWAKSQPQYSHNSAAYNEIINIAGGSGDFEAVGSLIEEMVAKGYSLMERAFSFTLSCRSIRRVTENLVNIFGKLERLARLTAFYSLLCFLHRQKFLAIANWVLQQMADRGQYLSVSYFNALIAARCLRRQILEAKMLLDEMKKYGCEPNTNSYNYLIGTLCKMGKIADVCQLLDLMEKSGHQPDPITYEILICHACKSNEIYGALEFLNKMIAEGLRPRFSTYAAFIKGYFRTKQFEEAYSFLVETSKKDPSADSMNYMLLASLFQKSEMMIEAQSVLLKMIEKGLIPKFSLCKKVSTSLSQNGKQEMAQELQCKFAEIRNTLRKSTPSGKSMSKSSPTDDST